Proteins encoded together in one Carya illinoinensis cultivar Pawnee chromosome 3, C.illinoinensisPawnee_v1, whole genome shotgun sequence window:
- the LOC122302958 gene encoding glutamate decarboxylase 1 has product MVLSKTSSESDVSVHSTFASRYVRTSLPRFKMPENSIPKEAAYQIINDELMLDGNPRLNLASFVTTWMEPECDKLIMSSINKNYVDMDEYPVTTELQNRCVNMIAHLFNAPLGESEAAVGVGTVGSSEAIMLAGLAFKRQWQNRRKAEGKPWDKPNIVTGANVQVCWEKFARYFEVELKEVKLREDYFVMDPVKAVEMVDENTICVAAILGSTLNGEFEDVKLLNDLLIEKNKETGWDTPIHVDAASGGFIAPFLHPELEWDFRLPLVKSINVSGHKYGLVYAGIGWVIWRSKEDLPEELIFHINYLGADQPTFTLNFSKGSSQVIAQYYQLIRLGFEGYRNIMENCRENMLVLKEGLEKTGRFNIVSKDDGVPLVAFSLKDNRRHDEFEVSDMLRRFGWIVPAYTMPPDAQTVTVLRVVIREDFSRTLAERLVCDIEKVLHDLDTLPAKISSNLAINGEEADKNVAVVIKKSALETQREITTVWRKFVLERKKMNGVC; this is encoded by the exons ATGGTTCTCTCCAAAACTTCATCAGAGTCGGACGTCTCTGTCCACTCCACCTTTGCCTCTCGATATGTTCGAACCTCGCTTCCTAG aTTCAAAATGCCCGAGAACTCGATCCCAAAGGAAGCAGCGTACCAGATCATTAACGACGAGCTCATGCTGGATGGGAATCCGAGGCTGAACCTGGCGTCGTTCGTGACCACGTGGATGGAGCCGGAGTGCGACAAGCTCATCATGTCTTCCATCAACAAGAACTACGTCGACATGGATGAGTACCCCGTCACCACTGAGCTCCAG aATCGGTGTGTTAACATGATAGCGCATCTCTTTAATGCACCACTCGGAGAATCTGAGGCCGCAGTTGGAGTGGGGACAGTGGGGTCGTCGGAGGCCATAATGTTGGCCGGTTTAGCATTCAAGAGACAGTGGCAGAACCGGAGGAAAGCAGAGGGGAAACCCTGGGACAAACCCAACATTGTTACTGGAGCCAATGTTCAG GTATGCTGGGAAAAATTCGCAAGATACTTTGAGGTGGAATTGAAGGAGGTAAAGCTGAGGGAGGACTACTTTGTGATGGACCCTGTGAAGGCTGTTGAGATGGTAGATGAGAACACCATTTGTGTCGCTGCCATTCTCGGTTCCACTCTCAACGGAGAGTTTGAAGATGTCAAGCTCTTAAATGATCTACTGATTGAGAAGAACAAGGAAACTGG GTGGGATACTCCGATCCATGTCGATGCAGCGAGCGGTGGATTCATTGCCCCATTTCTACACCCAGAACTAGAGTGGGATTTCCGCTTGCCGTTGGTGAAGAGCATCAATGTTAGTGGCCACAAGTATGGACTTGTGTATGCCGGGATTGGGTGGGTCATCTGGAGGAGCAAAGAGGATTTGCCTGAAGAACTCATCTTCCATATAAACTATCTTGGAGCTGACCAACCCACCTTCACCCTCAACTTCTCCAAAG GTTCTAGTCAAGTCATTGCTCAATACTATCAACTAATTCGCTTGGGTTTTGAG GGATACAGGAATATTATGGAAAACTGTAGAGAAAACATGCTGGTACTCAAAGAGGGGTTGGAGAAGACAGGGCGCTTTAACATTGTTTCAAAAGACGATGGCGTGCCATTGGTGGccttttccttaaaagacaacaGACGTCATGATGAGTTTGAGGTGTCTGACATGTTGCGGCGCTTTGGCTGGATTGTGCCTGCTTATACCATGCCGCCCGACGCCCAAACCGTGACGGTGCTCCGAGTTGTCATCAGGGAAGACTTTTCGCGCACTCTTGCAGAGCGCCTGGTTTGCGACATCGAGAAAGTTCTGCATGACCTTGATACTCTTCCGGCAAAGATCAGTTCCAACTTAGCAATTAATGGTGAAGAGGCCGACAAGAATGTCGCTGTGGTTATAAAGAAGAGTGCTCTCGAGACGCAGAGGGAGATCACTACGGTTTGGAGGAAGTTTGTCCtggagaggaagaagatgaatggCGTTTGCTAG
- the LOC122302959 gene encoding universal stress protein PHOS34: MGKARVLGIGMDYSPTSKAALRWAADNIIQEGDLIILIHVQPPKSDHTRKKLFEDTGSPLIPLEEFREINFSKQYGLTYDPEVLEILDTASKTKGAKVVAKVYWGDPREKLCDAAEDLKLDSLVVGSRGLGPIKRVLLGSVSKYVVTNASCPVTVVKGTQFAKP, from the exons ATGGGGAAGGCGCGTGTACTTGGTATAGGCATGGACTACTCACCAACAAGCAAAGCAGCCCTTCGATGGGCTGCTGATAATATTATCCAGGAAGGAGATCTCATCATCCTGATCCATGTTCAGCCACCCAAATCAGATCATACCAGGAAGAAACTTTTCGAGGACACTGGATCTC CTTTAATTCCTCTTGAGGAATTCAGAGAGATTAACTTTTCCAAGCAATATGGACTTACATATGATCCGGAGGTTCTTGAGATTCTTGATACAGCGTCAAAGACTAAAGGG GCTAAGGTGGTGGCCAAGGTCTACTGGGGGGATCCAAGGGAGAAGCTTTGCGATGCTGCGGAAGATCTTAAGCTCGACTCTCTTGTTGTTGGAAGCAGAGGTCTTGGCCCTATCAAAAG GGTTTTGCTTGGCAGTGTTAGCAAGTATGTTGTGACAAATGCTTCATGTCCTGTCACGGTAGTTAAGGGGACCCAATTTGCCAAGCCTTAA